The genomic region GGCGCCGCTGTTTGCGCCAATCCACTGCTTCCTGCGGCGCTCCGGCAGCCTCGGTGCGGCGCGCCTTTACCTCGATAAATACCAGCGTCGGCCCATCCAAGGCCACCAAGTCCACTTCCACACCGCCGGCCCGCACATTGCGCGCCAGCACGCGGTAGCCGTGCCGACGCAAATGGCGGGCGGCTAGAGCCTCGCCGCGCCGGCCCAGAGCGCGATTGCTATCGTAATGGACGCGGCGAAACAGCCGCCCCAGCAGACGCCTTATCCGACCGGTCATGGACCTCTTTCTGGCTGACGGGCGCGTAGCGCTTGCCGCCGCTCCCGATTTGGGCTTCAATGCGCTCGCCTCTGCCGCATCTTCTGCTCTGCTAGGCTAGAGTCTCTTGGGCAACCGCACAAGCGGAGCGCTCGCCTGCTTGATTAAGGCTTTTCATGCTAAGCTGATTGAAGTTTGGCGTGAGTGCGAGGTGGGAAAGGATTGAAATGGCTTTGCGCAGCGCAATGACTTTAGAGCGGGTTTACGATATCGCGCGGCTGGCACGGCTTGAGCTGAGCCCCGAGGAAGCGCAGGCGATGGTAAGCGATTTGGAGAAGATCCTGGATTACGTCGAACAGCTCAACCAGCTCGACACCAGCGCGGTCGCGCCTACCGCCCAGGTTGGCGACATGCTGGGCGGCCTGCGCGAAGACAACGCCAGCAATACTGACCGCGCGCAGGAAATGCTGGCCAATGCACCCGCCCAGCAGGAGCAAATGTTCCGGGTGCCCAACATTATTGAATAATTGAATAGAAGTCATTTTGCCGTGGCTGACAACCTGTGTAACTTAACGATCACCGCAGCCCAGCAGTCGCTGCGCTCGGGCGAGTTTTCGGCTGAAGAGTTAACCCGCGCCTGCCTGGAACGAATCGCCGCCACTCAGCCCAGCCTCAACAGCTTCATAACCGTCACACCCGAGCTGGCGTTGGCCCAGGCCCAAGCCGCCCAGCAGCGCCTGAATCAGCCCAATCCACCGCCGTTATGCGGCATCCCCCTGGCGATTAAGGATATCTACGCGGTGGCGGGGGTTCGCACCACCGCCGCCTCCAGGATTCTGTCCAACTTCGTTCCGCCCTACGACGCGACCGCGGTGGCGCGCCTACGCGAGCAGGGTGCGGTGTTCGTGGGCAAGGCCAACCTCGACGAGTTCGCGATGGGCTCCTCCACCGAGAACTCCGCCTTTGGCCCGACGCGTAATCCGCACGACATCGAGCGGGTCGCCGGCGGTTCCTCGGGCGGTTCGGC from Candidatus Binataceae bacterium harbors:
- the gatC gene encoding Asp-tRNA(Asn)/Glu-tRNA(Gln) amidotransferase subunit GatC, translated to MALRSAMTLERVYDIARLARLELSPEEAQAMVSDLEKILDYVEQLNQLDTSAVAPTAQVGDMLGGLREDNASNTDRAQEMLANAPAQQEQMFRVPNIIE
- a CDS encoding YraN family protein, with the protein product MTGRIRRLLGRLFRRVHYDSNRALGRRGEALAARHLRRHGYRVLARNVRAGGVEVDLVALDGPTLVFIEVKARRTEAAGAPQEAVDWRKQRR